From Rutidosis leptorrhynchoides isolate AG116_Rl617_1_P2 chromosome 3, CSIRO_AGI_Rlap_v1, whole genome shotgun sequence, a single genomic window includes:
- the LOC139896129 gene encoding RING-H2 finger protein ATL70-like, whose protein sequence is MNSTDPNSGGFLGSQNISGFGYGIGISVGMLLLITTITLASYFCNRTTQSSPSSPSAAHIRAQRNSLAHALGQPESAHCVVDVGIDDETILSYPTLLYKDAKINKWDSGFSTCCSICLGDYKGSDMLRQLPDCGHLFHVKCVDPWLRLNPTCPNCRTSPLPSPLSTPLAEVVPLARSRRDG, encoded by the coding sequence ATGAATAGCACCGATCCAAACTCCGGCGGGTTCCTCGGGTCACAAAACATAAGCGGGTTCGGGTATGGAATCGGGATCTCAGTTGGAATGCTTTTACTAATCACAACAATCACTTTAGCTTCTTATTTTTGTAATCGAACCACACAATCGTCACCATCGTCACCATCAGCAGCTCATATTCGGGCCCAAAGAAATAGTCTAGCTCACGCTTTGGGCCAGCCCGAATCAGCCCATTGTGTGGTTGATGTAGGCATTGATGATGAGACAATATTAAGTTATCCTACTTTGCTTTATAAAGATGCAAAGATTAATAAATGGGATTCGGGCTTTTCGACATGTTGTTCAATTTGTTTAGGTGATTATAAAGGAAGTGATATGTTAAGACAACTTCCTGATTGTGGTCACCTTTTTCATGTCAAGTGTGTTGACCCGTGGTTGCGGTTGAATCCAACGTGCCCGAATTGTCGTACGTCTCCTCTGCCTTCACCATTATCGACCCCTTTGGCCGAGGTGGTCCCCCTTGCGCGAAGTAGAAgagatggttga